CTACCGACCCCGAACAGCACTGTAGCTGACGCCAATACACCAGTACACTGTCCCAGACTCCTGAGCTTACACAAGTGGCCAAGACATCATCTCTTGTGCTCCGATTTATTCGTGTGATTTTATCGTGAAGTATGGAGCCAatcctgtatactgtatatcatggCTAATGGCAAGTGCAAAGCAAGTGAAAATAGTGGCAGCTGTAAAAACCAGCAAGCTATCTCAATGGAAACAAAAGTGGCAATTATAAAGAAATTGGAAAGTGGTGAAAAAATGGTTGAGGTAGCACGTCATTATAATATGTATCGCTCAACTATTGGCACaatctttaaaaacaaagatCGAATAATGGAACACATGAAAAGTGAAGTGCCAGtgcagtcaacaattataagTAAGAGAAGGGGGAAGTtggtagaagaaatggaaaaacttttgggtacctggatggaacaccagagacAAAGGTCTGTACCGCTTAGCCTCATGCTTattcaggaaaaggctaaaatCATTTTCGATGACTTGAAGGCTAAGGCTGGCAAAAGTGCTGCCGATGAAACATT
This DNA window, taken from Macrobrachium rosenbergii isolate ZJJX-2024 chromosome 4, ASM4041242v1, whole genome shotgun sequence, encodes the following:
- the LOC136837821 gene encoding tigger transposable element-derived protein 1-like, giving the protein MANGKCKASENSGSCKNQQAISMETKVAIIKKLESGEKMVEVARHYNMYRSTIGTIFKNKDRIMEHMKSEVPVQSTIISKRRGKLVEEMEKLLGTWMEHQRQRSVPLSLMLIQEKAKIIFDDLKAKAGKSAADETFTASHGWFHISKKALTCITCPSAQVFNIDETGLFWKKMAEKTHISCEKKTMPGFKVAEDEAKFTTGWQCIRRLEVKLLSVYRAANPQKAP